Proteins from a genomic interval of Hornefia porci:
- a CDS encoding phosphoribosylformylglycinamidine synthase, which translates to MVYRIYVEKKKRFASEAESLRKEISGLLQIDGLKDVRVVNRYDVENLSKDLFEDAVRTVFSEPQVDDVSEGLRVADGDKVFAVEYLPGQFDQRANSAAECIQLISKGERPQVRSARVYILTGDLTDADVEAVKKYVINPVEAREASLEEFKTLKMEYEIPTRVETIRGFNAMDEDALRKFLEERGLAMDLADLKFCQEYFKSEDREPTITEIRVIDTYWSDHCRHTTFNTTVDHVTFEDPEIQKTYEDYLSTREELGRKKPVTLMDIGTLAAKYLKSRGMMEKLDESEEINACTVKIDVETEGRTEKWLLLFKNETHNHPTEIEPFGGAATCIGGAIRDPLSGRSYVYAAMRVTGAADPLRPVSETLPGKLPQRKLVTTAADGYSSYGNQIGLATGQVDEIYHPGYVAKRMEVGAVIAAAPAENVRRERPVDSDVVILLGGRTGRDGCGGATGSSKKHTLQSLETCGAEVQKGNAPEERKLQRLFRNPEASRMIKRCNDFGAGGVSVAIGELADGLEIDLNRVPKKYDGLDGTELAISESQERMAVVVAEQDADRFIELSHQENLEATRVAVVKDEPYLREYWNGEAIVNISRAFLDTNGAEKHIDIEIPMHDDFAKKVGSDFVQEYKALAADLNVCSKRGLSEEFDSTIGAGTVLMPFGGKYQRTPIQAMVNLISMEKEHTDTCSIMSWGFNPDISSASPYHGAYLAVVESVSKLIATGATYKDVYLSFQEYFEKPGSEGKRWGKPMAAVLGAFRAQKDLGAAAIGGKDSMSGTFEDIDVPPTLISFAVTTDRAERIVSPEFKSADDKIIMLTPEYDDNGLPTGESLKALYRTVGQLMDTGIVKAACTPVYGGVAEAIMKMSMGNRIGFEYADSLTMEDIFGYHYGSLLLEIDGGEVSVEDANIFEIGRTIAEPVIRKGAESLGFDELFGAYESKLEPVYKCNITPEANRLEAFTSERKETLHATVRSAAPRILIPVFPGTNCEYDSAKACRDAGADPDIFVINNLTADAVAASVEEFADRIRRSQVIFIPGGFSGGDEPDGSGKFITAFFRNAEIKEAVTELLERRDGLMLGICNGFQALIKLGLVPYGKIVDTDENCATLTFNEIRRHQSKIVRVRVASDKSPWMKNVSAGEIYNVPISHGEGRFIAPEALIRQLADNGQILTQYVDLDGNVTSDIQYNPNGSYYAIEGITSPDGRVVGKMGHAERIGRNLYKNVPGSYDMKMFRSAVEYFK; encoded by the coding sequence ATGGTTTATCGAATTTATGTGGAAAAGAAGAAGCGTTTTGCCAGCGAGGCGGAGTCTCTGCGCAAAGAGATTTCCGGTCTCCTTCAGATCGACGGACTGAAGGATGTGCGCGTCGTAAACCGGTATGACGTTGAAAATCTGTCAAAGGATCTGTTTGAGGACGCGGTGCGCACGGTGTTTTCCGAGCCGCAGGTAGATGATGTCAGCGAAGGTCTGCGTGTTGCGGACGGCGACAAAGTCTTTGCCGTGGAATACCTTCCCGGCCAGTTTGACCAGAGGGCCAATTCCGCTGCGGAATGCATCCAGCTGATTTCAAAGGGAGAACGTCCTCAGGTCCGTTCCGCCAGAGTCTATATTCTGACCGGCGACCTCACTGATGCGGATGTGGAGGCCGTAAAGAAATATGTCATCAATCCGGTAGAGGCCAGAGAAGCCTCGCTGGAGGAATTCAAAACATTGAAGATGGAATACGAAATTCCCACCCGGGTGGAGACCATCCGGGGCTTTAACGCAATGGACGAAGACGCGCTCCGGAAGTTTCTGGAGGAGCGCGGGCTTGCGATGGACCTGGCGGATCTGAAATTCTGCCAGGAATACTTCAAATCCGAGGACAGAGAACCGACCATCACCGAGATCCGCGTCATCGACACCTACTGGTCCGATCACTGCCGTCACACGACCTTTAATACGACCGTCGATCATGTGACCTTCGAGGATCCGGAGATCCAGAAGACCTATGAGGACTATCTCTCAACCCGGGAGGAACTGGGAAGAAAGAAACCTGTAACTCTGATGGATATCGGAACTCTGGCGGCTAAATATCTGAAGTCCCGCGGCATGATGGAGAAGCTTGACGAATCTGAAGAAATCAACGCCTGCACCGTCAAAATCGATGTGGAGACAGAAGGGCGCACAGAAAAATGGCTGCTTCTCTTCAAGAACGAGACTCACAATCATCCGACGGAAATCGAGCCCTTCGGCGGCGCGGCCACCTGCATCGGCGGCGCGATCCGTGACCCGCTTTCGGGAAGAAGCTATGTCTATGCGGCGATGCGCGTCACCGGCGCAGCAGATCCCCTCAGACCGGTTTCCGAGACTCTTCCGGGCAAGCTTCCCCAGCGTAAGCTGGTTACGACGGCCGCTGACGGCTACAGCTCCTACGGAAACCAGATCGGTCTTGCAACCGGACAGGTCGATGAAATCTATCATCCGGGATATGTCGCAAAAAGAATGGAGGTAGGCGCGGTCATCGCTGCGGCGCCTGCAGAGAATGTGCGGAGGGAACGCCCAGTCGACAGTGATGTCGTGATTCTGCTGGGAGGACGGACCGGACGCGACGGCTGCGGCGGTGCGACGGGCTCCTCCAAGAAGCACACACTTCAGTCTCTGGAAACCTGCGGCGCGGAGGTTCAGAAGGGGAACGCTCCGGAGGAACGCAAGCTCCAGAGACTCTTCCGCAATCCGGAAGCCAGCCGGATGATCAAGCGCTGCAATGACTTCGGCGCGGGCGGCGTTTCTGTCGCCATCGGCGAGCTGGCAGACGGTCTTGAAATCGATCTGAACCGGGTGCCGAAGAAATACGACGGACTTGACGGTACCGAACTGGCGATCTCAGAATCTCAGGAGCGGATGGCCGTCGTCGTGGCAGAGCAGGATGCAGACCGCTTTATCGAGCTGTCCCATCAGGAAAATCTGGAAGCCACCAGGGTTGCGGTTGTCAAGGACGAACCTTATCTGCGCGAGTACTGGAACGGAGAAGCGATTGTGAACATTTCCAGGGCGTTCCTCGACACAAACGGCGCGGAAAAGCATATCGATATCGAGATTCCGATGCATGACGACTTCGCAAAAAAAGTCGGATCGGATTTTGTTCAGGAATACAAAGCGCTCGCCGCGGATCTGAACGTCTGCTCCAAGCGCGGACTTTCGGAGGAATTCGACTCTACCATAGGCGCGGGAACTGTGCTGATGCCCTTCGGCGGAAAATATCAGCGCACTCCGATTCAGGCCATGGTCAATCTGATTTCTATGGAAAAAGAGCACACCGATACCTGTTCCATCATGTCCTGGGGATTCAATCCGGATATCTCCAGCGCGAGCCCGTACCACGGCGCATACCTCGCGGTCGTGGAATCCGTATCGAAGCTGATTGCGACAGGCGCGACGTACAAGGATGTCTACCTCTCCTTCCAGGAATACTTTGAAAAACCGGGCAGTGAAGGGAAGCGCTGGGGGAAACCCATGGCCGCCGTTCTGGGAGCATTCCGCGCGCAGAAGGATCTCGGCGCAGCAGCCATCGGAGGAAAAGACTCCATGAGCGGCACCTTTGAAGATATCGATGTTCCGCCGACACTGATCTCCTTTGCGGTCACTACAGACAGAGCAGAGAGAATCGTTTCCCCGGAATTCAAGAGCGCAGACGATAAAATTATTATGTTAACTCCGGAATATGACGACAACGGTCTGCCCACGGGAGAATCATTGAAAGCACTGTACCGGACAGTGGGACAGCTCATGGATACCGGCATCGTTAAAGCGGCCTGCACACCTGTATACGGCGGCGTTGCCGAAGCGATCATGAAAATGTCCATGGGCAACCGGATCGGTTTTGAGTACGCGGATTCTCTGACCATGGAGGATATTTTCGGCTATCACTACGGTTCCCTCCTGCTGGAAATCGACGGAGGCGAGGTTTCTGTGGAGGACGCCAATATCTTCGAGATCGGCAGAACGATTGCGGAGCCTGTAATCCGGAAGGGTGCGGAAAGTCTCGGATTCGACGAGCTGTTCGGTGCTTACGAATCGAAGCTTGAACCTGTCTACAAATGCAACATCACGCCGGAGGCAAACCGCCTGGAAGCTTTCACCTCTGAACGAAAAGAAACTCTCCATGCGACGGTGCGTTCCGCGGCTCCCCGGATTCTTATTCCGGTGTTCCCGGGAACCAACTGCGAATACGATTCCGCAAAGGCCTGCCGCGACGCGGGCGCAGACCCTGATATCTTTGTGATCAACAACCTTACCGCAGATGCTGTCGCCGCGTCCGTTGAAGAATTCGCGGACAGGATCCGCCGCTCCCAGGTCATCTTCATCCCGGGAGGTTTCTCCGGCGGAGACGAACCGGACGGATCCGGGAAATTCATTACCGCTTTCTTCCGTAATGCGGAAATCAAGGAGGCGGTCACGGAGCTGCTGGAGAGACGGGACGGCCTGATGCTGGGAATCTGCAACGGCTTCCAGGCACTGATCAAGCTGGGGCTGGTTCCGTACGGAAAAATCGTGGACACCGATGAAAACTGTGCGACGCTGACATTTAATGAAATCCGGCGCCATCAGTCCAAGATCGTCCGCGTCCGTGTGGCCTCCGATAAATCGCCCTGGATGAAAAACGTCAGCGCCGGAGAAATCTATAATGTGCCGATTTCCCATGGAGAGGGCAGATTTATCGCGCCTGAAGCACTGATCCGGCAGCTGGCGGACAACGGACAGATTCTGACCCAGTATGTGGATCTGGACGGGAATGTAACCTCGGACATCCAGTACAATCCCAACGGCTCCTATTATGCTATCGAAGGCATCACATCGCCGGACGGCAGAGTGGTCGGGAAGATGGGACACGCGGAAAGAATCGGCAGAAACCTCTACAAAAATGTGCCGGGCAGTTACGACATGAAAATGTTCCGCTCCGCTGTCGAATACTTTAAATAG
- the purD gene encoding phosphoribosylamine--glycine ligase, with protein MKVMVVGGGGREHAIIKKIKESPKVDEIYALPGNGGIAEDAACVGVGAEDLPGIVKFATENAIDFAIVAPDDPLVMGCVDLLQAEGIPCFGPNRDAAVIEGSKAFAKDLMKKYGIPTAQYEIFTEMDDALHYIEDCRIPVVVKADGLAKGKGVIIAETREDAVQAVREMMEDKVFGESGSRVVIEEFLEGPEVSVLSFTDGKTLIPMVSSMDHKRALDGDKGLNTGGMGTVAPNPYYTEEIARQCEEEIFLPTMIAMNREGRSFSGCLYFGLMLTADGPKVIEYNCRFGDPETQVVLPLLDSDLFEIMLHVADGTLADADVSFAEDAACCVVMASKGYPKSYEKGFPIEIPSDVTNVYIAGAERDADGTLRSSGGRVLGVTERGRDLREAIDRAYASVRKIRFDNGFCRGDIGQRALNALEGK; from the coding sequence ATGAAAGTAATGGTTGTCGGCGGCGGAGGAAGAGAGCACGCCATCATAAAGAAAATAAAGGAAAGCCCGAAGGTTGACGAAATTTACGCACTGCCGGGGAACGGAGGCATCGCGGAGGACGCTGCATGTGTCGGCGTCGGCGCGGAGGATCTTCCCGGCATCGTGAAATTCGCGACGGAGAACGCGATCGATTTCGCCATCGTCGCGCCGGATGATCCTCTGGTCATGGGCTGCGTCGATCTGCTGCAGGCGGAAGGAATCCCGTGCTTCGGACCGAACAGAGATGCGGCGGTCATCGAGGGCAGCAAGGCCTTCGCCAAAGATCTGATGAAGAAATACGGTATTCCGACCGCTCAGTACGAAATCTTCACGGAGATGGACGACGCACTGCATTACATAGAAGACTGCAGAATTCCGGTTGTCGTCAAGGCAGACGGTCTGGCGAAGGGGAAGGGCGTTATCATTGCGGAAACCCGCGAAGACGCCGTACAGGCGGTTCGCGAAATGATGGAGGACAAGGTGTTCGGCGAAAGCGGAAGCCGCGTCGTCATTGAAGAGTTTCTGGAAGGTCCGGAGGTGTCGGTACTCAGCTTTACCGACGGAAAAACGCTGATCCCCATGGTCTCCTCCATGGATCACAAGCGCGCTCTGGACGGAGATAAAGGGCTGAACACCGGCGGCATGGGAACTGTCGCGCCGAACCCGTATTACACAGAGGAAATCGCACGACAGTGCGAGGAAGAGATCTTCCTTCCCACCATGATCGCGATGAACAGAGAGGGGCGCAGCTTTTCCGGCTGCCTCTACTTCGGACTCATGCTCACCGCTGACGGTCCGAAGGTCATCGAATACAACTGCCGTTTCGGCGACCCGGAAACACAGGTGGTTCTGCCGCTGCTTGACAGCGATCTCTTCGAGATCATGCTCCATGTCGCGGACGGCACGCTGGCTGATGCGGACGTGTCCTTTGCGGAGGATGCCGCCTGCTGCGTCGTCATGGCGTCCAAAGGATATCCGAAATCCTATGAGAAGGGCTTTCCCATCGAAATTCCTTCCGATGTCACAAATGTATATATCGCCGGCGCCGAGCGAGACGCGGACGGAACGCTTCGCTCCAGCGGCGGCCGTGTTCTGGGCGTGACGGAACGGGGGAGAGATCTCCGGGAAGCCATTGACAGAGCTTACGCATCAGTCAGAAAGATCCGGTTCGATAACGGCTTCTGCCGCGGAGACATCGGACAGAGAGCGTTGAACGCACTGGAGGGGAAATAA
- a CDS encoding phosphoribosylaminoimidazolecarboxamide formyltransferase: MKEFQLKYGCNPNQKPARIYMEDGGDLPVTILNGRPGYINFLDAFNSWQLVHEIHASLGMPAAASFKHVSPTSAAVGVPMSDTLKKACFVDDIEGLDDSPIATAYARARGTDRMSSYGDFVALSDVCDRTTAEILKREVSDGIIAPGYTDEALELLKSKKKGNYNIIRIDADYRPAETERKQVFGVTFEQGRNNYTVSKDDFTEIVTRNRALSEEAKRDMVIALITLKYTQSNSVCYVQDGQAIGVGAGQQSRIHCTRLAGDKADFWHLRQSDKVIGLPFREEISRPVRDNTIDVYLGDEYEDVLRDGVWETLFTEKPQPFTREEQKAYLSAIRGVTLGSDAFFPFGDNIERARKSGVSYVVQPGGSIRDDNVIETCDKYDMVMVFTGMRLFHH, translated from the coding sequence ATGAAAGAATTTCAACTGAAATACGGATGCAATCCAAACCAGAAGCCCGCCAGAATCTATATGGAGGACGGCGGCGATCTTCCTGTGACGATTCTGAACGGTCGGCCGGGATACATCAACTTTCTGGACGCCTTCAACAGCTGGCAGCTGGTGCATGAGATCCACGCGAGCCTGGGAATGCCGGCGGCGGCTTCCTTCAAGCATGTCAGCCCGACCTCCGCGGCAGTGGGAGTTCCCATGAGCGATACGCTGAAGAAGGCGTGCTTTGTGGACGACATCGAAGGACTGGACGACTCGCCGATCGCGACGGCCTACGCAAGAGCCCGGGGAACGGACAGAATGTCCTCCTACGGCGATTTTGTCGCACTCAGCGATGTATGCGACCGTACAACCGCGGAAATCCTTAAACGCGAGGTTTCCGACGGCATCATCGCGCCGGGATATACCGATGAGGCTCTGGAGCTTCTGAAATCCAAGAAAAAAGGAAATTACAACATCATCCGGATCGATGCGGACTACAGACCGGCGGAAACGGAGCGCAAACAGGTCTTCGGCGTAACCTTTGAGCAGGGCAGAAACAATTACACAGTCTCGAAGGACGATTTCACCGAAATCGTGACCCGGAACAGGGCGCTGAGTGAAGAAGCGAAGCGCGACATGGTCATTGCACTGATCACACTGAAATATACCCAGTCCAATTCCGTCTGCTATGTGCAGGACGGTCAGGCCATCGGCGTCGGCGCCGGGCAGCAGTCCCGCATCCACTGCACGAGACTGGCGGGAGACAAAGCTGATTTCTGGCATCTGCGTCAGTCTGACAAAGTCATCGGCCTTCCGTTCCGGGAGGAGATTTCCCGCCCGGTCCGCGACAACACCATCGACGTTTATCTCGGTGATGAGTACGAGGATGTGCTGAGGGACGGCGTATGGGAAACACTGTTCACAGAAAAGCCGCAGCCCTTCACGAGAGAAGAGCAGAAGGCTTATCTCAGCGCCATCCGCGGAGTGACACTGGGCAGCGACGCGTTCTTCCCGTTCGGAGACAACATCGAGCGCGCCCGCAAAAGCGGAGTCAGCTACGTGGTGCAGCCGGGAGGCTCCATCAGGGATGACAATGTGATTGAAACCTGCGACAAATATGATATGGTCATGGTATTCACCGGCATGAGACTGTTCCATCACTGA
- a CDS encoding IMP cyclohydrolase → MNVYESRPIREYIEGNPYVGRGIAVGMTGDGETAVTAYFIMGRSENSRNRIFVEEGEDLMIRPFDASRVEDPSLIIYYPVRRVGQKLIVTNGDQTDTIRDFLREGGTFEDALRTRSFEPDGPNWTPRISGLLDFEDGFRYRMSILKSSDAAGSACSRYFFEYPGIPGQGHFLHTYMTDGNPIPTFCGEPERITVPEDIDAFAGEIWTGLNEDNKISLYVRYTDIATGAAVSRMINKWEEK, encoded by the coding sequence ATGAATGTGTATGAATCGAGACCGATACGCGAATATATAGAGGGAAATCCTTATGTGGGACGCGGAATCGCCGTCGGAATGACCGGCGACGGGGAAACCGCCGTGACGGCATATTTCATCATGGGACGATCTGAGAACAGCCGGAACCGCATCTTTGTGGAAGAAGGAGAGGATCTGATGATCCGTCCCTTTGATGCGTCCAGAGTGGAGGACCCGTCGCTGATCATCTATTATCCTGTCCGCCGGGTCGGGCAGAAGCTGATTGTGACCAACGGTGACCAGACGGATACGATCCGCGATTTTCTCCGGGAGGGAGGAACCTTTGAAGACGCGCTGCGTACCAGAAGCTTCGAGCCGGACGGCCCCAACTGGACGCCGCGGATCTCAGGCCTCCTCGATTTCGAGGACGGTTTCCGGTACAGAATGAGCATTCTGAAGAGCTCCGATGCGGCGGGCAGCGCCTGCAGCCGGTACTTCTTCGAGTATCCCGGCATTCCGGGGCAGGGACATTTCCTGCATACATATATGACGGATGGAAACCCGATCCCCACCTTCTGCGGAGAGCCGGAACGGATTACTGTGCCGGAGGACATCGACGCCTTCGCCGGAGAGATCTGGACCGGTCTTAATGAGGACAACAAAATCTCGCTCTATGTGAGGTATACCGATATCGCGACAGGCGCGGCAGTCAGCCGCATGATCAACAAATGGGAGGAAAAATGA
- the purN gene encoding phosphoribosylglycinamide formyltransferase: MLANKTRICVMVSGGGTNLQALIDAEKSGILRSGEIVLVASGNPDAYALTRARRSGIETFVTEDEQTLLKELKRRGIQLIVLAGFLKILSPEFIGAFRDRIINVHPSLIPSFCGRGCYGLHVHEKALEYGVKVTGATVHFVNEIPDGGKIIAQKAVNVEEGDTPETLQRRVMEQAEWILLPKATEDISLEIQKGIR, translated from the coding sequence ATGTTAGCGAACAAAACCAGAATCTGCGTGATGGTCTCCGGCGGCGGCACCAATCTGCAGGCACTCATCGACGCCGAGAAAAGCGGAATCCTCCGGAGCGGGGAAATTGTTCTGGTCGCGTCCGGAAATCCTGACGCCTACGCCCTGACGAGAGCCCGGCGCAGCGGAATCGAGACCTTCGTGACGGAGGACGAGCAGACTCTGCTGAAGGAACTGAAACGCCGCGGAATTCAGCTGATTGTTCTGGCAGGCTTCCTGAAGATCCTGAGTCCGGAATTTATCGGAGCCTTCCGCGACCGGATCATCAATGTCCATCCTTCTCTGATTCCGTCCTTCTGCGGACGGGGATGCTACGGCCTGCATGTTCATGAAAAGGCTCTGGAGTACGGCGTCAAGGTGACCGGAGCCACGGTTCATTTTGTCAACGAAATCCCCGACGGAGGAAAAATCATAGCACAGAAGGCAGTGAACGTCGAGGAGGGAGATACGCCCGAAACCCTGCAGCGGCGGGTCATGGAGCAGGCAGAATGGATTCTGCTTCCGAAGGCGACGGAGGACATTTCTCTGGAAATACAGAAAGGAATTCGATAA
- the purM gene encoding phosphoribosylformylglycinamidine cyclo-ligase — protein sequence MSKSFSESYKEAGVDITAGYKSVELMKQHIKRTMAFGDTSDLGGFGGLFHLDMNGISDPVLVSGTDGVGTKLRLAFLMDCHDTVGIDCVAMCVNDIICVGAKPLFFLDYIACGKNYPEKIARIVSGVAEGCVQSESALIGGETAEMPGFYPEDEYDLAGFAVGVVDRSKVLDKTKIKAGDVLIGLPSSGIHSNGFSLVRKVFDVEHTDLNRTFGELDGKTLGEVLLTPTKIYVKPMLALFDAVEVKSAAHITGGGFYENIPRSLPEGVGVRIRRSDVRVLPIFDLLAKEGSIPERDMFNTYNMGVGMTCVVAKEDADRALSVLKASGEDAYILGEVVNSEESVVIC from the coding sequence ATGAGCAAGAGTTTCAGTGAAAGCTACAAAGAAGCAGGTGTTGACATCACCGCCGGATACAAATCCGTCGAGCTGATGAAGCAGCACATCAAACGGACCATGGCATTCGGCGACACCTCTGATCTGGGAGGCTTCGGCGGCCTGTTTCATCTGGATATGAACGGTATCAGCGACCCGGTCCTGGTCAGCGGAACGGACGGCGTCGGCACCAAGCTCCGGCTCGCATTCCTGATGGATTGTCATGACACTGTGGGAATCGACTGCGTCGCCATGTGCGTCAACGACATCATCTGTGTAGGGGCAAAGCCTTTGTTCTTTCTGGATTACATCGCCTGCGGAAAAAACTACCCGGAAAAAATCGCCCGGATTGTCAGCGGCGTTGCAGAGGGATGCGTCCAGTCGGAATCCGCGCTTATCGGCGGAGAAACCGCGGAAATGCCGGGATTTTACCCGGAGGACGAATATGATCTTGCCGGTTTCGCTGTAGGCGTAGTAGATCGGTCTAAGGTTCTGGATAAGACGAAAATCAAGGCGGGAGACGTTCTTATCGGACTGCCTTCCTCGGGAATTCATTCCAACGGCTTTTCTCTCGTCCGCAAGGTATTCGATGTGGAGCATACGGATCTGAACCGGACCTTCGGGGAGCTTGACGGAAAGACTCTCGGAGAGGTGCTTCTGACGCCGACAAAGATCTATGTCAAGCCGATGCTTGCGCTGTTTGATGCGGTTGAGGTCAAGTCCGCCGCGCACATCACCGGCGGCGGCTTCTATGAAAACATTCCCCGCAGTCTACCGGAGGGCGTCGGCGTGCGGATCCGCAGAAGCGATGTCCGCGTCCTGCCGATCTTCGACCTTCTGGCAAAGGAAGGCAGCATTCCGGAGCGGGATATGTTCAACACCTATAACATGGGCGTCGGAATGACCTGTGTCGTTGCGAAAGAAGATGCGGACCGCGCTTTGTCCGTTCTGAAGGCTTCCGGCGAGGACGCGTATATCCTCGGCGAGGTCGTGAACTCGGAGGAAAGTGTGGTTATATGTTAG
- the purF gene encoding amidophosphoribosyltransferase, translating into MSSLHEECGVFGIFGTQTQDVAHTAYYGLFALQHRGQESCGIVVNDDGVFADHRDSGLVNDVFTPQTLESLGQGQMAVGHVRYSTTGGNERLNSQPIVVNHHKGRMALAHNGNLVNSYELRTELELQGSIFHTTSDTEVISYIITKERIHSGSIEEAVNKAIDKLEGAFSLVIMSPAKLIAVRDENGFRPLCYGVRDDGTYIVASETCALDAVGARYVRDIDPGEILVFSREGIQSIRDHCDKAPHKICIFEYLYFARPDSVIEGKSVHAARVAAGTCLAMEYPIQADVVIGVPDSGLDAALGYSRQTGIPYGIGFIKNKYIARTFIAPGQKAREDKVRIKLNVISETVRGKRVVLVDDSIVRGTTCARIVKLLREAGATEVHMMSSAPAFTNPCYYGTDIDSRENLIACRYSVDEIADVIGADSVGFLNIDHLNLLIGTAPGEGFCDGCFSGRYATAIPSDGDKNRFERKISSRE; encoded by the coding sequence ATGAGCAGCTTGCACGAAGAATGCGGAGTTTTTGGAATCTTTGGGACGCAGACGCAGGATGTCGCGCATACCGCCTATTACGGCCTGTTCGCGCTCCAGCATCGCGGCCAGGAAAGCTGCGGTATTGTTGTGAATGACGACGGAGTCTTTGCCGACCATCGGGACTCAGGGCTTGTGAACGATGTATTCACCCCGCAGACACTTGAGAGTCTCGGACAGGGGCAGATGGCCGTCGGGCATGTCCGCTATTCCACAACAGGCGGAAATGAGCGGCTGAACTCGCAGCCTATCGTCGTAAATCACCATAAAGGAAGAATGGCTCTGGCTCACAACGGAAATCTGGTCAATTCCTATGAGCTTCGGACTGAGCTGGAGCTTCAGGGATCGATTTTCCACACCACAAGTGACACGGAGGTCATCTCGTATATCATCACAAAGGAACGGATTCACAGCGGCTCTATCGAGGAGGCCGTGAACAAAGCCATCGACAAACTGGAGGGGGCGTTTTCCCTGGTCATCATGTCGCCCGCCAAGCTCATCGCCGTCCGCGATGAAAACGGTTTCCGCCCTCTTTGCTACGGCGTCAGAGATGACGGAACATATATTGTAGCATCCGAGACCTGCGCGCTGGACGCGGTGGGCGCCAGATATGTCCGTGACATCGATCCGGGAGAAATCCTTGTATTCAGCCGGGAAGGCATTCAGTCTATCCGGGATCACTGCGATAAAGCGCCGCACAAGATCTGTATTTTCGAATATCTGTACTTTGCGCGGCCGGATTCCGTAATTGAAGGGAAGAGTGTTCATGCGGCGAGAGTTGCCGCGGGAACCTGCCTCGCAATGGAATACCCCATTCAGGCGGACGTGGTGATCGGAGTTCCCGATTCCGGTCTCGACGCGGCTCTGGGTTATTCCAGGCAGACCGGAATTCCATATGGAATCGGCTTTATCAAGAACAAATATATTGCCCGCACATTTATCGCGCCGGGGCAGAAGGCGCGGGAGGACAAGGTACGGATCAAGCTCAACGTGATCTCGGAAACCGTCCGCGGCAAACGTGTAGTCCTCGTGGACGACTCCATCGTCCGCGGCACGACCTGCGCGCGGATCGTGAAGCTTCTGCGGGAAGCCGGCGCCACAGAAGTCCATATGATGTCTTCTGCACCGGCCTTTACAAATCCCTGCTACTACGGGACCGATATCGACTCCCGCGAAAATCTCATCGCCTGCCGCTATTCGGTCGATGAAATCGCGGACGTCATCGGGGCCGACAGCGTCGGTTTCCTGAACATCGATCACCTGAATCTTCTGATCGGCACAGCCCCCGGAGAAGGGTTCTGCGACGGATGCTTCAGCGGCAGATATGCGACGGCGATTCCGTCAGACGGGGATAAAAATCGTTTTGAGAGAAAGATCAGCAGCAGAGAATAA
- the purE gene encoding 5-(carboxyamino)imidazole ribonucleotide mutase, which yields MKKIGIIMGSDSDLPVVEKAIETLRELDVPYEVHVFSAHRTPDEAKEFAVSARDRGFGAIIAAAGKAAHLAGALAANTTLPVIGIPVKSSTLDGLDALLSTVQMPGGIPVATVAIDGAKNAGLLAAQMLAITDEELAGRLAAQRKEAAEKVLGKNKTIEEKFNQ from the coding sequence ATGAAAAAAATCGGAATCATCATGGGAAGCGACAGCGATCTCCCGGTCGTGGAAAAGGCGATCGAGACGCTCCGGGAGCTGGACGTCCCTTACGAAGTACATGTGTTTTCCGCCCACAGGACGCCGGATGAGGCGAAGGAATTCGCCGTGTCCGCCCGCGACCGGGGCTTCGGCGCTATCATCGCGGCTGCCGGGAAGGCGGCTCATCTCGCAGGCGCACTCGCCGCGAACACCACTCTGCCGGTTATCGGAATCCCGGTAAAATCCTCGACCCTGGACGGACTGGACGCACTCCTGTCCACCGTACAGATGCCGGGCGGAATCCCGGTTGCAACCGTTGCAATCGACGGCGCGAAGAATGCGGGACTGCTGGCCGCTCAGATGCTGGCCATCACCGACGAGGAGCTCGCCGGACGGCTGGCCGCCCAGAGAAAGGAAGCCGCAGAAAAAGTCCTCGGCAAAAACAAGACCATCGAAGAAAAATTCAATCAGTAG